One window of the Zymoseptoria tritici IPO323 chromosome 12, whole genome shotgun sequence genome contains the following:
- the MgAGN1 gene encoding putative alpha-1,3-glucanase (Alpha-1,3-Glucanase (Signal P secreted) (Glycosyl hydrolase Family 71)), with product MATVDAKAVVAHFMMVNADYYAVSDWQTDIADAQAAKIDGFALNFAADQADRLANQVANAFQAANAAGFKLMFSFDYAGAGAWDSSKVISYLKQYGGNSAHLQYNGKPVVNTFEGPQSSGDWPNIKSQTGCFFMPEWDSIGPSQAATTSNSVADGLFSWTAWPNGANDMGTGNDQAYKSALGGKPYMMAVSPWFYTNVPGFNKNWLWRGDDLWFDRWSQVQALQPELVQIVTWNDWPESSYISPLRGDKSYSAFSAGNANYNYALDMPHDGWRTLLPYRIDMYKNNAATITSEAASFWYRTNPKDSCNTGGTLANAPWQSQLQPSQVVQDKVFFTALLSSAADVSVTVGGQTQNGTWTKTPANGGAGLYHGSANFNGRTGAVSIIISRKGTTVLQQTGKTISTSCTNGNSNWNAWVGSGPRGSMERSSSGQEGHQEA from the exons ATGGCGACCGTCGATGCAAAGGCTGTTGTCGCCCATTTCATGATGGTGAATGCCGATTATTACGCTGTTTCGGACTGGCAGACGGATATTGCAGATGCACAGGCGGCGAAGATTGATGGGTTTGCTCTCAATTTTGCGGCGGATCAGGCAGATCGACTG GCAAATCAGGTTGCAAACGCATTCCAAGCCGCAAATGCTGCGGGCTTCAAGCTCATGTTCAGCTTCGACTATGCGGGAGCCGGAGCATGGGACTCTTCCAAGGTCATCAGCTACCTGAAGCAGTACGGCGGGAACTCGGCTCATCTGCAGTACAACGGAAAGCCGGTGGTCAATAC CTTCGAGGGACCACAAAGCTCGGGCGACTGGCCAAATATCAAGTCACAAACCGGCTGCTTCTTCATGCCAGAATGGGACTCTATCGGACCCTCACAAGCCGCCACAACTTCAAATAGTGTCGCCGATGGTCTATTCTCTTGGACAGCATGGCCCAACGGTGCCAACGACATGGGTACTGGGAACGATCAGGCCTACAAATCAGCACTAGGCGGCAAGCCCTACATGATGGCTGTCTCTCCCTGGTTCTACACCAACGTTCCTGGCTTCAACAAGAACTGGCTGTGGCGAGGTGACGATCTCTGGTTCGATCGTTGGTCGCAAGTCCAGGCCTTACAACCAGAGTTGGTACAGATTGTCACATGGAACGACTGGCCGGAGTCGAGCTACATCAGCCCACTCAGAGGCGACAAGTCCTACAGCGCTTTCTCTGCTGGAAACGCAAACTACAACTACGCACTGGACATGCCGCACGACGGCTGGAGAACGCTGTTGCCTTACCGAATCGACATGTACAAGAACAACGCCGCGACCATCACCTCCGAGGCAGCCTCATTCTGGTACCGAACCAACCCCAAGGACTCTTGCAACACCGGCGGCACCCTCGCCAACGCTCCCTGGCAGTCACAGCTACAGCCCAGCCAAGTCGTCCAAGACAAGGTCTTCTTCAccgctctcctctcctctgccGCAGACGTCAGCGTCACCGTAGGCGGCCAAACCCAGAACGGCACATGGACGAAGACGCCCGCGAACGGCGGCGCAGGTCTCTATCACGGCAGCGCCAACTTCAACGGCCGAACCGGCGCGGTGTCCATCATCATCTCTAGGAAAGGCACCACCGTCCTCCAACAAACCGGCAAAACCATCTCCACGAGCTGCACAAACGGCAACTCGAACTGGAACGCATGGGTCGGAAGT GGCC CGCGTGGTTCTATGGAGAGATCTTCATCTGGACAAGAGGGTCATCAGGAAGCATAG